The following are encoded together in the Lathyrus oleraceus cultivar Zhongwan6 chromosome 3, CAAS_Psat_ZW6_1.0, whole genome shotgun sequence genome:
- the LOC127128328 gene encoding 60S acidic ribosomal protein P0 has translation MAGKVAKAAYDAKMGKLLREYTQVLVVSADNVGSNQLQGIRRTLHEDSVVVMGKNSLMKRSIIQEAEKTGNNNAFLNLVPLLVGNVALIFTKGDLRDVSERIAKLKVVNPILMCPKYRSYDSYKTCSYMQTGQLPLGLTCCNQQSSQASEPFLVSSKFSPPQHCYLSRSRQLLATSIWSPFLLLAGNL, from the coding sequence ATGGCTGGGAAGGTAGCGAAGGCAGCTTACGATGCGAAGATGGGAAAACTTCTTCGAGAGTACACTCAAGTTTTGGTGGTTTCAGCTGACAATGTTGGATCAAACCAGCTTCAGGGTATAAGAAGGACACTGCACGAAGATTCAGTGGTAGTGATGGGGAAGAACTCATTGATGAAACGCTCTATTATCCAAGAAGCGGAGAAAACTGGGAACAACAACGCTTTCCTTAATCTTGTTCCACTCCTTGTGGGGAATGTTGCCTTGATCTTTACCAAAGGTGACTTGAGGGATGTTAGTGAACGGATTGCCAAGCTCAAGGTTGTTAATCCTATTCTCATGTGCCCTAAGTATAGGTCATATGACTCGTACAAAACTTGTTCCTATATGCAAACCGGACAATTGCCATTGGGCCTCACGTGTTGTAACCAACAATCATCTCAAGCTTCCGAGCCTTTTCTTGTAAGCTCAAAATTCTCGCCACCTCAACACTGTTACTTGTCGAGATCGAGACAGCTCTTGGCGACAAGTATATGGTCTCCATTTCTTCTTTTGGCTGGTAATTTGTGA
- the LOC127128329 gene encoding uncharacterized protein LOC127128329 has translation MGKLLCDSTTAAEPFQGSPAAALPWIDSKSSASMEAIGAVDLVVPMNLANEAFTGGGWEDVVGLEEAQRRHLQRLHAKGVLWKPPETEDSSDLRSVVFRLSHGGEVSSDGNCLFTASQKAMAVEDVDSRELRRRTVTRFLEDFGSVSFEEGEAIDDAIRHMYSPDLRFGWGIHVVQEVKLLAKKEDRFSLDSAINELIHLGMQREMAAESIYKERCIPVIDGPTWAKYMLISGSPDDDYDIITLQYTEEGLLSVDENREGRAAAFGDDIAIECLATEFKREIYVVQAHGSDAMVDEENCVFFLPHRPRSEIAELPFFLFMKGTGWCGAGADHYEPLIAHPSAYVSQEKVAVVL, from the exons ATGGGTAAGTTACTATGTGATTCCACCACCGCCGCTGAACCGTTTCAAGGTTCGCCGGCGGCGGCACTTCCATGGATCGATTCCAAATCGTCGGCTTCAATGGAAGCCATCGGAGCCGTAGATCTCGTCGTTCCGATGAATCTTGCGAACGAAGCTTTCACCGGCGGCGGCTGGGAGGACGTTGTCGGGTTGGAGGAGGCGCAGAGGCGTCACCTCCAGAGGCTTCACGCTAAGGGCGTTCTTTGGAAGCCTCCGGAGACGGAGGATTCGTCAGATCTCAGATCCGTCGTCTTCCGTTTATCTCACGGCGGCGAGGTTTCTTCCGACGGAAACTGTCTTTTCACGGCGTCGCAGAAGGCGATGGCGGTTGAAGATGTTGATTCACGGGAACTGAGACGGCGGACGGTGACGAGGTTCTTGGAAGATTTTGGATCTGTGAGTTTTGAGGAGGGAGAAGCGATCGATGACGCGATTCGGCATATGTATTCGCCGGATCTGAGATTTGGTTGGGGTATTCATGTTGTTCAGGAAGTGAAATTGTTGGCCAAGAAGGAGGATCGGTTTTCTCTTGATTCTGCTATCAATGAACTCATCCACCTCGGCATGCAAAG AGAAATGGCGGCGGAATCTATTTACAAAGAGAGATGCATTCCGGTGATTGATGGTCCAACATGGGCCAAATACATGTTGATATCTGGTTCTCCTGATGATGATTATGATATCATCACTTTGCAATATACTGAGGAGGGTTTATTATCTGTTGATGAGAATAGGGAGGGTCGAGCTGCAGCTTTTGGTGATGATATTGCAATTGAATGTCTTGCTACAGAGTTCAAGCGCGAGATATATGTG GTGCAAGCGCATGGTTCAGATGCCATGGTTGATGAAGAAAATTGTGTGTTTTTCCTTCCGCATCGTCCAAGGAGCGAAATTGCAGAActtccctttttccttttcatGAAAGGAACAG GTTGGTGTGGTGCTGGAGCTGACCACTATGAGCCCTTGATCGCCCATCCTTCTGCCTATGTTTCACAAGAAAAGGTTGCTGTGGTACTGTGA